A section of the Brachyhypopomus gauderio isolate BG-103 chromosome 13, BGAUD_0.2, whole genome shotgun sequence genome encodes:
- the LOC143473715 gene encoding aquaporin-10-like codes for MGSVPVLILDSLNELLEEEFKSFKWQLTDGVAKGFCPISKGKLEKARQTDVVDFMVGQYGLSEAGNITVRILRNIQHNNIADELKKRLSDGAHPNPAVSLSFCVLGQLHWKKLLPYSLSQVLGAYLASAVVYIMYYEAIMEYSGGVLTAFGPNETASIFATYPTEGVSLQTNFFDQVVGTATLLMCILPLSDQRNRPAPDALLPPIVATVVLGISMSMSSNCGGAINPARDLGPHLFTLTAGWGTEVFTCFDYFFWVPLVAPMIGGLIGCFLYVVFIQWHLPDPNIDPEFKEPPEIMTATNTKVLEGKEGLHFKMADL; via the exons ATGGGCAGTGTTCCCGTGCTTATCCTGGATTCTCTCAATGAACTGCTGGAAGAAGAATTCAAGAGCTTTAAATGGCAGCTGACAGATGGCGTGGCGAAGGGTTTTTGTCCAATATCCAAGGGTAAATTGGAGAAAGCCAGGCAAACAGATGTTGTGGACTTCATGGTGGGTCAGTATGGCCTCTCAGAAGCTGGGAATATCACTGTTAGAATCCTCCGGAACATCCAACATAATAATATCGCTGATGAACTGAAGAAACGACTATCAGACG GCGCTCACCCGAATCCTGCTGTGTCTCTAAGTTTCTGCGTGTTGGGTCAGCTGCACTGGAAGAAGCTCCTGCCCTACTCTCTGTCTCAGGTGCTGGGTGCCTATCTGGCCTCTGCGGTTGTCTACATCATGTACTACG AAGCCATTATGGAGTACAGTGGTGGGGTTCTCACTGCATTCGGCCCTAATGAAACAGCCTCCATCTTCGCCACATACCCTACTGAAGGAGTTTCCCTGCAGACCAACTTCTTTGACCAG GTGGTCGGCACTGCTACACTCTTGATGTGTATCCTGCCCCTGAGTGACCAGAGGAACAGACCTGCCCCTGATGCCCTGCTCCCACCCATCGTGGCGACCGTCGTCCTGGGAATATCCATGTCAATGTCCTCCAACTGTGGGGGAGCCATAAATCCGGCCCGGGACCTGGGTCCACATCTCTTCACGCTCACAGCAGGCTGGGGTACTGAGGTCTTTAC GTGCTTCGATTACTTCTTCTGGGTCCCTCTAGTGGCCCCGATGATCGGAGGCCTGATAGGCTGCTTTTTGTATGTCGTCTTCATCCAGTGGCACCTCCCTGACCCCAACATAGACCCAGAGTTCAAAGAACCGCCAGAGATCATGACAGCTACTAACACAAAAGTTCTGGAGGGCAAGGAAGGACTTCACTTCAAAATGGCTGACCTGTAG
- the aqp10a gene encoding aquaporin-10a, which translates to MQVRKNMVKMRIRNELARQCLGEILGTFVLLLFGCAAGAQVKTSRQMKGQFLSSNLGFSVGVMSAMYLCMGVSGAHLNPAVSLSFCVLGQLHWKKLLPYSLSQVLGAYLASAVVYIMYYEAIMEYSGGVLTAFGPNETASIFATYPTEGVSLQTNFFDQVVGTATLLMCILPLSDQRNRPAPDALLPPIVATVVLGISMSMSSNCGGAINPARDLGPRLFTLTAGWGTEVFTCFDYFFWVPLVAPMIGGLIGCFLYVVFIQWHLPDPNIDPEFKEPPEIMTVTNTKVLEGKEGLHFKMADL; encoded by the exons ATGCAGGTGAGGAAGAACATGGTGAAGATGAGGATAAGGAATGAGCTGGCCAGGCAGTGTCTGGGGGAGATTCTGGGAACCTTTGTCCTTCTG TTGTTCGGCTGTGCTGCTGGTGCGCAGGTGAAGACCAGCAGGCAGATGAAAGGCCAGTTCCTGTCCTCCAACCTGGGCTTCTCTGTTGGAGTAATGTCCGCCATGTACCTCTGCATGGGTGTGTCAG GCGCTCACCTGAATCCTGCTGTGTCTCTAAGTTTCTGCGTGTTGGGTCAGCTGCACTGGAAGAAGCTCCTGCCCTACTCTCTGTCTCAGGTGCTGGGTGCCTATCTGGCCTCTGCGGTTGTCTACATCATGTACTACG AAGCCATTATGGAGTACAGTGGTGGGGTTCTCACTGCATTCGGCCCTAATGAAACAGCCTCCATCTTCGCCACATACCCTACTGAAGGAGTTTCCCTGCAGACCAACTTCTTTGACCAG GTGGTCGGCACTGCTACACTCTTGATGTGTATCCTGCCCCTGAGTGACCAGAGGAACAGACCTGCCCCTGATGCCCTGCTCCCACCCATCGTGGCGACCGTCGTCCTGGGAATATCCATGTCAATGTCCTCCAACTGTGGGGGAGCCATAAATCCTGCCCGGGACCTGGGTCCACGTCTCTTCACGCTCACAGCAGGCTGGGGTACTGAGGTCTTTAC GTGCTTCGATTACTTCTTCTGGGTCCCTCTAGTGGCCCCGATGATCGGAGGCCTGATAGGCTGCTTTTTGTATGTCGTCTTCATCCAGTGGCACCTCCCTGACCCCAACATAGACCCAGAGTTCAAAGAACCGCCAGAGATCATGACAGTTACTAACACAAAAGTTCTGGAGGGCAAGGAAGGACTTCACTTCAAAATGGCTGACCTGTAG